The Bradysia coprophila strain Holo2 chromosome IV unlocalized genomic scaffold, BU_Bcop_v1 contig_81, whole genome shotgun sequence genome has a window encoding:
- the LOC119072321 gene encoding EH domain-binding protein 1-like isoform X1: MGKKRVIASASINMRKYASELPTQQSFTLSLKPVTRKITSADLELTLSCVFLREGKATDEDMQSVVSLMSVNNNSDIAPLDDLEEFTDLESTGDISEHVLDFTAQLEQLTNSLTGSELATPMSVPSLTEDPTPICENPYYPELDNDRFAQTVSPKSEMKTSAIQSAVTTNEPTATPFATVPIRSQFQPIKIETKPTATEVVIEKVEEKPISIVDQREQQSLKKEPTLETQKNFKNLEKSQLLLNDKKEIKETNGRDAPAAVLTNENRDRIRMELQPLNLKKNYDNQPENLNANKVVGKTATKDRTPGQDLLEWCKDVTRDYPGVKVTNLTTSWRNGMAFCAVIHSFRPDLIDMDSLSPHDVVSNCRTAFDAAETLGIPRVIEPRDMSLLAVPDKLAVMTYLYQLRAHFTGHQLQIEQIGSTSDESSYIIGNYKTDNLPSHNVMKLDHLKLQLNHQISIDDDDGGQKSPTEKRDVKNLILSGSKHLLGKVLSPSKERNTVVPTPVGNDAVPKEKPMLMTRRELTDPFGSDDDEDDKPNFSSAVQDESKNSSNRDVVESSTPTIDPITANKLLSRHKEMSAKAKAMMERLNNKSNAALDNGKADLDVNNTRFSVDFVWFCNKKKIFFCILFPPSFVSSFVSSRPSISTLFLYSVHTSDESHEQQKKIQEERQARLREHARRLIAETRAKSHNIESPTSPIKLITHRITLSPERTISPINTTDGFFPRPTNKDGSPVKQSNSPRITPPRDMIKNGLNESDNNKRTSPSKRNERNGNSPLQSFNSVLDRISPQREKKLDQMSYIESELEALEREQESIDLKASALEKKLRSVMGGIIDNPDETEEQLLSQWFTLVNKKNALLRRQMQLNILEQENDLERKYALLNRELRAALSVEDWRKSEAQRERETLLLAELVAIVDKRNELVQHLHSQEQAIEDDDEIERDLEHVDITAKDKCVIQ; the protein is encoded by the exons ATGGGAAAGAAACGAGTGATCGCATCAGCAAGCATAAACATGCGGAAATATGCTAGTGAATTACCTACCCAACAATCATTTACGCTTAGCCTGAAACCAGTAACCCGAAAAATTACGTCCGCAGACTTAGAACTTACCTTAAGTTGTGTATTTTTAAGAGAAGGAAAAGCCAC TGACGAGGACATGCAAAGTGTTGTGTCACTGATGTCAGTCAATAATAATTCAGACATTGCACCACTAGACGATCTGGAAGAATTTACAGATTTAGAAAGCACCGGAGATATATCGGAGCATGTGTTAGACTTCACGGCTCAACTGGAACAACTTACGAACAGCTTGACTGGATCAGAATTAGCTACACCGATGAGTG TTCCATCACTGACCGAAGACCCAACGCCAATCTGTGAAAACCCTTACTATCCCGAACTGGACAACGATCGGTTCGCACAAACAGTTTCGCCGAAAAGTGAAATGAAGACCTCCGCCATTCAATCAGCCGTAACAACGAACGAACCGACGGCCACTCCATTTGCTACCGTTCCCATTCGAAGTCAATTCcaaccaataaaaattgaaacgaaaccTACAGCCACAGAGGTCGTCATTGAAAAGGTCGAGGAGAAACCCATTTCAATTGTCGACCAACGTGAGCAACAAAGTCTGAAAAAGGAACCTACACTGGAGAcacagaaaaatttcaaaaatttggagAAATCACAGCTGCTACTGAACGACAAgaaagaaattaaagaaacgaATGGTCGAGATGCACCGGCTGCAGTACTGACAAATGAAAATCGCGATAGGATACGAATGGAACTGCAGCCACTGAATTTGAAGAAGAATTACGACAATCAACCGGAGAATTTGAATGCAAATAAAGTTGTGGGGAAGACTGCCACGAAAGACCGGACACCAGGGCAAGATTTACTGGAATGGTGCAAGGATGTGACACGGGACTATCCCGGCGTCAAAGTAACTAATTTAACGACAAGTTGGAGAAATGGAATGGCTTTCTGTGCTGTGATACATTCGTTTCGACCTGATTTAAT TGACATGGATTCTCTTTCACCGCACGATGTCGTTTCGAATTGTCGAACGGCTTTCGATGCGGCCGAAACGTTAGGAATTCCTCGCGTAATTGAACCTCGTGATATGAGCCTATTAGCAGTTCCCGACAAACTTGCCGTCATGACATATCTCTATCAGTTGAGAGCTCACTTCACCGGCCATCAACTGCAAATCGAACAGATCGGCAGCACGTCTGACGAGTCGTCATACATTATCGGAAACTACAAAACGGATAACCTGCCCTCGCATAACGTAATGAAACTGGACCATCTGAAACTTCAACTGAATCACCAAATTTCTATCGACGACGATGACGGTGGCCAGAAATCACCGACGGAAAAACGGGACGTCAAAAATCTCATACTTTCCGGTTCGAAGCATTTGCTGGGCAAGGTTCTGTCACCGAGCAAAGAACGAAATACCGTTGTACCTACACCAGTCGGCAATGATGCCGTTCCGAAGGAGAAACCAATGCTGATGACACGGCGTGAATTGACCGACCCGTTCGGTTCCGATGACGATGAGGACGATAAACCGAATTTCTCGTCGGCGGTGCAAGACGAATCGAAGAACAGTTCCAATAGGGATGTTGTGGAATCGTCAACACCGACCATTGATCCAATAACAGCCAAT aaaTTGCTTTCACGTCACAAAGAAATGAGCGCAAAAGCCAAGGCTATGATGGAACGTCTTAATAATAAGAGCAATGCAGCGCTTGATAACGGCAAAGCAGATTTAGATGTAAATAACACAAGATTTTcagttgattttgtttggttttgtaacaaaaaaaaaatttttttttgcattttatttccgCCCTCCTTTGTTTCATCATTCGTGTCATCTCGTCCATCAATTTCAACACTGTTTCTGTATTCTGTACATACATCCGACGAATCAcacgaacaacaaaaaaaaatacaggAAGAGCGTCAGGCTCGTCTCCGTGAACATGCCCGACGCCTAATCGCCGAAACCCGTGCCAAATCACACAACATCGAATCGCCCACATCTCCGATCAAACTGATCACTCACAGGATAACATTGTCTCCCGAACGTACAATATCGCCGATTAACACGACCGATGGATTCTTCCCCCGGCCGACCAACAAAGACGGTTCGCCGGTGAAACAATCGAATTCGCCGCGAATAACACCGCCACGGGATATGATCAAAAATGGCCTGAACGAATCGGACAACAATAAACGAACCAGTCCGAGCAAACGGAATGAAAGGAACGGCAATTCGCCGTTGCAAAGTTTCAATTCGGTTTTAGACAGAATCTCACCGCAACGGGAAAAGAAG TTGGATCAAATGTCCTACATCGAAAGTGAATTGGAAGCGCTCGAGCGTGAACaagaatccattgatttgaaGGCCAGCGCACTGGAGAAGAAGCTGCGCAGTGTTATGGGAGGCATAATCGATA ATCCAGATGAGACAGAAGAGCAACTACTGTCGCAATGGTTCACTCTAgtcaacaagaaaaatgcATTGCTGCGGCGACAGATGCAGTTAAATATATT GGAACAAGAAAACGATCTTGAACGCAAATACGCTCTTCTTAATCGCGAATTAAGAGCAGCTCTATCCGTTGAAGATTGGCGTAAGTCGGAAGCACAAAGAGAACGTGAAACGTTACTGCTGGCTGAACTAGTGGCTATCGTTGACAAGCGTAATGAATTGGTACAACATTTGCACAGTCAGGAACAAGC TATTGAAGATGACGACGAAATTGAACGTGACTTGGAGCACGTCGACATAACAGCCAAGGATAAATGTGTGATTCAGTAG
- the LOC119072321 gene encoding EH domain-binding protein 1-like isoform X2 codes for MGKKRVIASASINMRKYASELPTQQSFTLSLKPVTRKITSADLELTLSCVFLREGKATDEDMQSVVSLMSVNNNSDIAPLDDLEEFTDLESTGDISEHVLDFTAQLEQLTNSLTGSELATPMSVPSLTEDPTPICENPYYPELDNDRFAQTVSPKSEMKTSAIQSAVTTNEPTATPFATVPIRSQFQPIKIETKPTATEVVIEKVEEKPISIVDQREQQSLKKEPTLETQKNFKNLEKSQLLLNDKKEIKETNGRDAPAAVLTNENRDRIRMELQPLNLKKNYDNQPENLNANKVVGKTATKDRTPGQDLLEWCKDVTRDYPGVKVTNLTTSWRNGMAFCAVIHSFRPDLIDMDSLSPHDVVSNCRTAFDAAETLGIPRVIEPRDMSLLAVPDKLAVMTYLYQLRAHFTGHQLQIEQIGSTSDESSYIIGNYKTDNLPSHNVMKLDHLKLQLNHQISIDDDDGGQKSPTEKRDVKNLILSGSKHLLGKVLSPSKERNTVVPTPVGNDAVPKEKPMLMTRRELTDPFGSDDDEDDKPNFSSAVQDESKNSSNRDVVESSTPTIDPITANKLLSRHKEMSAKAKAMMERLNNKSNAALDNGKADLDEERQARLREHARRLIAETRAKSHNIESPTSPIKLITHRITLSPERTISPINTTDGFFPRPTNKDGSPVKQSNSPRITPPRDMIKNGLNESDNNKRTSPSKRNERNGNSPLQSFNSVLDRISPQREKKLDQMSYIESELEALEREQESIDLKASALEKKLRSVMGGIIDNPDETEEQLLSQWFTLVNKKNALLRRQMQLNILEQENDLERKYALLNRELRAALSVEDWRKSEAQRERETLLLAELVAIVDKRNELVQHLHSQEQAIEDDDEIERDLEHVDITAKDKCVIQ; via the exons ATGGGAAAGAAACGAGTGATCGCATCAGCAAGCATAAACATGCGGAAATATGCTAGTGAATTACCTACCCAACAATCATTTACGCTTAGCCTGAAACCAGTAACCCGAAAAATTACGTCCGCAGACTTAGAACTTACCTTAAGTTGTGTATTTTTAAGAGAAGGAAAAGCCAC TGACGAGGACATGCAAAGTGTTGTGTCACTGATGTCAGTCAATAATAATTCAGACATTGCACCACTAGACGATCTGGAAGAATTTACAGATTTAGAAAGCACCGGAGATATATCGGAGCATGTGTTAGACTTCACGGCTCAACTGGAACAACTTACGAACAGCTTGACTGGATCAGAATTAGCTACACCGATGAGTG TTCCATCACTGACCGAAGACCCAACGCCAATCTGTGAAAACCCTTACTATCCCGAACTGGACAACGATCGGTTCGCACAAACAGTTTCGCCGAAAAGTGAAATGAAGACCTCCGCCATTCAATCAGCCGTAACAACGAACGAACCGACGGCCACTCCATTTGCTACCGTTCCCATTCGAAGTCAATTCcaaccaataaaaattgaaacgaaaccTACAGCCACAGAGGTCGTCATTGAAAAGGTCGAGGAGAAACCCATTTCAATTGTCGACCAACGTGAGCAACAAAGTCTGAAAAAGGAACCTACACTGGAGAcacagaaaaatttcaaaaatttggagAAATCACAGCTGCTACTGAACGACAAgaaagaaattaaagaaacgaATGGTCGAGATGCACCGGCTGCAGTACTGACAAATGAAAATCGCGATAGGATACGAATGGAACTGCAGCCACTGAATTTGAAGAAGAATTACGACAATCAACCGGAGAATTTGAATGCAAATAAAGTTGTGGGGAAGACTGCCACGAAAGACCGGACACCAGGGCAAGATTTACTGGAATGGTGCAAGGATGTGACACGGGACTATCCCGGCGTCAAAGTAACTAATTTAACGACAAGTTGGAGAAATGGAATGGCTTTCTGTGCTGTGATACATTCGTTTCGACCTGATTTAAT TGACATGGATTCTCTTTCACCGCACGATGTCGTTTCGAATTGTCGAACGGCTTTCGATGCGGCCGAAACGTTAGGAATTCCTCGCGTAATTGAACCTCGTGATATGAGCCTATTAGCAGTTCCCGACAAACTTGCCGTCATGACATATCTCTATCAGTTGAGAGCTCACTTCACCGGCCATCAACTGCAAATCGAACAGATCGGCAGCACGTCTGACGAGTCGTCATACATTATCGGAAACTACAAAACGGATAACCTGCCCTCGCATAACGTAATGAAACTGGACCATCTGAAACTTCAACTGAATCACCAAATTTCTATCGACGACGATGACGGTGGCCAGAAATCACCGACGGAAAAACGGGACGTCAAAAATCTCATACTTTCCGGTTCGAAGCATTTGCTGGGCAAGGTTCTGTCACCGAGCAAAGAACGAAATACCGTTGTACCTACACCAGTCGGCAATGATGCCGTTCCGAAGGAGAAACCAATGCTGATGACACGGCGTGAATTGACCGACCCGTTCGGTTCCGATGACGATGAGGACGATAAACCGAATTTCTCGTCGGCGGTGCAAGACGAATCGAAGAACAGTTCCAATAGGGATGTTGTGGAATCGTCAACACCGACCATTGATCCAATAACAGCCAAT aaaTTGCTTTCACGTCACAAAGAAATGAGCGCAAAAGCCAAGGCTATGATGGAACGTCTTAATAATAAGAGCAATGCAGCGCTTGATAACGGCAAAGCAGATTTAGAT gAAGAGCGTCAGGCTCGTCTCCGTGAACATGCCCGACGCCTAATCGCCGAAACCCGTGCCAAATCACACAACATCGAATCGCCCACATCTCCGATCAAACTGATCACTCACAGGATAACATTGTCTCCCGAACGTACAATATCGCCGATTAACACGACCGATGGATTCTTCCCCCGGCCGACCAACAAAGACGGTTCGCCGGTGAAACAATCGAATTCGCCGCGAATAACACCGCCACGGGATATGATCAAAAATGGCCTGAACGAATCGGACAACAATAAACGAACCAGTCCGAGCAAACGGAATGAAAGGAACGGCAATTCGCCGTTGCAAAGTTTCAATTCGGTTTTAGACAGAATCTCACCGCAACGGGAAAAGAAG TTGGATCAAATGTCCTACATCGAAAGTGAATTGGAAGCGCTCGAGCGTGAACaagaatccattgatttgaaGGCCAGCGCACTGGAGAAGAAGCTGCGCAGTGTTATGGGAGGCATAATCGATA ATCCAGATGAGACAGAAGAGCAACTACTGTCGCAATGGTTCACTCTAgtcaacaagaaaaatgcATTGCTGCGGCGACAGATGCAGTTAAATATATT GGAACAAGAAAACGATCTTGAACGCAAATACGCTCTTCTTAATCGCGAATTAAGAGCAGCTCTATCCGTTGAAGATTGGCGTAAGTCGGAAGCACAAAGAGAACGTGAAACGTTACTGCTGGCTGAACTAGTGGCTATCGTTGACAAGCGTAATGAATTGGTACAACATTTGCACAGTCAGGAACAAGC TATTGAAGATGACGACGAAATTGAACGTGACTTGGAGCACGTCGACATAACAGCCAAGGATAAATGTGTGATTCAGTAG
- the LOC119072321 gene encoding EH domain-binding protein 1-like isoform X3 yields the protein MGKKRVIASASINMRKYASELPTQQSFTLSLKPVTRKITSADLELTLSCVFLREGKATDEDMQSVVSLMSVNNNSDIAPLDDLEEFTDLESTGDISEHVLDFTAQLEQLTNSLTGSELATPMSVPSLTEDPTPICENPYYPELDNDRFAQTVSPKSEMKTSAIQSAVTTNEPTATPFATVPIRSQFQPIKIETKPTATEVVIEKVEEKPISIVDQREQQSLKKEPTLETQKNFKNLEKSQLLLNDKKEIKETNGRDAPAAVLTNENRDRIRMELQPLNLKKNYDNQPENLNANKVVGKTATKDRTPGQDLLEWCKDVTRDYPGVKVTNLTTSWRNGMAFCAVIHSFRPDLIDMDSLSPHDVVSNCRTAFDAAETLGIPRVIEPRDMSLLAVPDKLAVMTYLYQLRAHFTGHQLQIEQIGSTSDESSYIIGNYKTDNLPSHNVMKLDHLKLQLNHQISIDDDDGGQKSPTEKRDVKNLILSGSKHLLGKVLSPSKERNTVVPTPVGNDAVPKEKPMLMTRRELTDPFGSDDDEDDKPNFSSAVQDESKNSSNRDVVESSTPTIDPITANLDQMSYIESELEALEREQESIDLKASALEKKLRSVMGGIIDNPDETEEQLLSQWFTLVNKKNALLRRQMQLNILEQENDLERKYALLNRELRAALSVEDWRKSEAQRERETLLLAELVAIVDKRNELVQHLHSQEQAIEDDDEIERDLEHVDITAKDKCVIQ from the exons ATGGGAAAGAAACGAGTGATCGCATCAGCAAGCATAAACATGCGGAAATATGCTAGTGAATTACCTACCCAACAATCATTTACGCTTAGCCTGAAACCAGTAACCCGAAAAATTACGTCCGCAGACTTAGAACTTACCTTAAGTTGTGTATTTTTAAGAGAAGGAAAAGCCAC TGACGAGGACATGCAAAGTGTTGTGTCACTGATGTCAGTCAATAATAATTCAGACATTGCACCACTAGACGATCTGGAAGAATTTACAGATTTAGAAAGCACCGGAGATATATCGGAGCATGTGTTAGACTTCACGGCTCAACTGGAACAACTTACGAACAGCTTGACTGGATCAGAATTAGCTACACCGATGAGTG TTCCATCACTGACCGAAGACCCAACGCCAATCTGTGAAAACCCTTACTATCCCGAACTGGACAACGATCGGTTCGCACAAACAGTTTCGCCGAAAAGTGAAATGAAGACCTCCGCCATTCAATCAGCCGTAACAACGAACGAACCGACGGCCACTCCATTTGCTACCGTTCCCATTCGAAGTCAATTCcaaccaataaaaattgaaacgaaaccTACAGCCACAGAGGTCGTCATTGAAAAGGTCGAGGAGAAACCCATTTCAATTGTCGACCAACGTGAGCAACAAAGTCTGAAAAAGGAACCTACACTGGAGAcacagaaaaatttcaaaaatttggagAAATCACAGCTGCTACTGAACGACAAgaaagaaattaaagaaacgaATGGTCGAGATGCACCGGCTGCAGTACTGACAAATGAAAATCGCGATAGGATACGAATGGAACTGCAGCCACTGAATTTGAAGAAGAATTACGACAATCAACCGGAGAATTTGAATGCAAATAAAGTTGTGGGGAAGACTGCCACGAAAGACCGGACACCAGGGCAAGATTTACTGGAATGGTGCAAGGATGTGACACGGGACTATCCCGGCGTCAAAGTAACTAATTTAACGACAAGTTGGAGAAATGGAATGGCTTTCTGTGCTGTGATACATTCGTTTCGACCTGATTTAAT TGACATGGATTCTCTTTCACCGCACGATGTCGTTTCGAATTGTCGAACGGCTTTCGATGCGGCCGAAACGTTAGGAATTCCTCGCGTAATTGAACCTCGTGATATGAGCCTATTAGCAGTTCCCGACAAACTTGCCGTCATGACATATCTCTATCAGTTGAGAGCTCACTTCACCGGCCATCAACTGCAAATCGAACAGATCGGCAGCACGTCTGACGAGTCGTCATACATTATCGGAAACTACAAAACGGATAACCTGCCCTCGCATAACGTAATGAAACTGGACCATCTGAAACTTCAACTGAATCACCAAATTTCTATCGACGACGATGACGGTGGCCAGAAATCACCGACGGAAAAACGGGACGTCAAAAATCTCATACTTTCCGGTTCGAAGCATTTGCTGGGCAAGGTTCTGTCACCGAGCAAAGAACGAAATACCGTTGTACCTACACCAGTCGGCAATGATGCCGTTCCGAAGGAGAAACCAATGCTGATGACACGGCGTGAATTGACCGACCCGTTCGGTTCCGATGACGATGAGGACGATAAACCGAATTTCTCGTCGGCGGTGCAAGACGAATCGAAGAACAGTTCCAATAGGGATGTTGTGGAATCGTCAACACCGACCATTGATCCAATAACAGCCAAT TTGGATCAAATGTCCTACATCGAAAGTGAATTGGAAGCGCTCGAGCGTGAACaagaatccattgatttgaaGGCCAGCGCACTGGAGAAGAAGCTGCGCAGTGTTATGGGAGGCATAATCGATA ATCCAGATGAGACAGAAGAGCAACTACTGTCGCAATGGTTCACTCTAgtcaacaagaaaaatgcATTGCTGCGGCGACAGATGCAGTTAAATATATT GGAACAAGAAAACGATCTTGAACGCAAATACGCTCTTCTTAATCGCGAATTAAGAGCAGCTCTATCCGTTGAAGATTGGCGTAAGTCGGAAGCACAAAGAGAACGTGAAACGTTACTGCTGGCTGAACTAGTGGCTATCGTTGACAAGCGTAATGAATTGGTACAACATTTGCACAGTCAGGAACAAGC TATTGAAGATGACGACGAAATTGAACGTGACTTGGAGCACGTCGACATAACAGCCAAGGATAAATGTGTGATTCAGTAG